In Porites lutea chromosome 1, jaPorLute2.1, whole genome shotgun sequence, a single genomic region encodes these proteins:
- the LOC140944209 gene encoding uncharacterized protein, whose protein sequence is MIPRRFLLFVAAAFVLQFQMYAQLRMMLIILSLAQFQLEGRAFLRLFEIRRRRRNRRGHPYFWVLPRPADSWFDIHYNDPRIPDEYFRKQLRMRRATFRLLLDVLRPYITRQNTRFRRCIEPEKVLAIGLTRLAHGGTYVSIGPGFNVGTTTVIEAVEDVVTGLVSIKHDYIKFPETEAQVVETRETFEELSDLPNVAGAIDCTHVTIKAPTDSRVDYFSRFQRYDIIVQAVADGKKRFLDVAAGFPGSLHDARVLRNSRLYRRCENQELLTGPTMNVLGREIGPYLVADSAYFLAPWLQKVYPEGTQDPDEIAFNEELSSARVSVECAFGILKSRWRILTKQIESGVSSVSDTVVACAVLHNFCINAGDEWEWDDGDDDGGNDNDVNVLRDGDDIRELLKEYIAM, encoded by the coding sequence ATGATCCCAAGACGTTTTCTGCTTTTTGTAGCTGCAGCATTTGTCCTACAATTTCAGATGTACGCTCAGCTGAGGATGATGCTGATAATTTTGTCTCTTGCTCAATTTCAACTAGAGGGGAGAGCTTTTCTGAGATTGTTCGAGATTCGAAGGCGAAGACGAAATCGGCGTGGACATCCGTACTTTTGGGTTCTCCCTCGACCCGCCGATTCATGGTTTGATATTCATTATAATGACCCAAGAATCCCAGACGAATATTTCAGGAAACAGCTTCGAATGAGAAGAGCTACTTTTCGTTTGCTTTTGGATGTCCTTCGCCCATACATCACAAGACAAAACACTCGTTTTAGAAGGTGTATTGAGCCAGAAAAGGTATTGGCAATTGGGCTCACGCGCTTAGCTCATGGAGGAACATACGTTTCGATTGGGCCTGGTTTTAACGTTGGGACAACGACAGTAATCGAGGCCGTCGAAGACGTCGTTACAGGACTGGTTTCTATAAAACATGATTATATCAAATTCCCTGAAACTGAAGCTCAAGTTGTTGAAACGAGGGAAACTTTCGAAGAGCTTTCTGATCTTCCAAATGTGGCTGGTGCAATTGATTGCACACATGTCACGATCAAAGCCCCTACTGACAGCAGAGTCGACTACTTCAGTCGATTCCAGCGCTACGATATAATCGTCCAAGCCGTGGCTGATGGCAAGAAAAGATTCCTAGATGTAGCAGCTGGCTTTCCAGGATCCCTGCACGATGCACGCGTGTTACGGAACAGTCGCCTTTACAGACGATGCGAGAACCAAGAATTATTGACTGGTCCTACTATGAATGTTCTCGGCCGAGAGATTGGTCCATATTTGGTGGCCGATAGCGCTTATTTTTTGGCTCCCTGGTTACAAAAAGTTTACCCTGAAGGAACGCAAGATCCCGACGAAATTGCATTTAATGAGGAACTTTCCTCGGCCAGAGTTTCCGTGGAGTGCGCCTTTGGAATTCTGAAAAGTCGTTGGCGTATTTTGACAAAGCAAATCGAAAGCGGGGTTAGTTCTGTGAGTGATACAGTTGTAGCATGtgctgttttacacaatttctGCATTAATGCCGGCGATGAATGGGAATGGGATGATGGCGACGACGACGGAGGAAATGATAATGATGTAAATGTTTTGAGGGATGGCGACGATATCAGAGAACTACTAAAAGAGTACATTGCCATgtga